A stretch of Myxococcus hansupus DNA encodes these proteins:
- a CDS encoding reverse transcriptase family protein: MSWLDSTLSWLKARFTRPVTRSTTGLDAPVDAQGRRVDVVSETVVMSGPLKPGHLRQIHRDARLLPKPQRRYTPGRAKWMPAAEARRLFSGTLRTRNRNLRDLLPDEAQLARYGLPVWRTEEDVAAALGISVGMLRHYSIHRSRERVRHYVTFAVPKRTGGVRLLHAPKRRLKALQRKLLEVLVSKLPVSQQAHGFVSGRSIKTGAQPHVGRRVVLKLDLKDFFPSVTSARVRGLFIALGYGYAVAATLAVLLTESERQPVDIEGTVFHVPVGPRVCVQGAPTSPALCNAVLMRLDRRLAGLARRYGYTYTRYADDLTFSGDDLSALERVRALAARYVQEEGFTVNRDKTRVRRRGGAQRVTGVTVNATLGLSREERRRLRAMLHQEGRDGEDSTRRAYLDGMLAYVKMLNPEQAARLVRKRKPRAGG, encoded by the coding sequence ATGAGCTGGCTCGACTCCACCCTGTCCTGGCTCAAGGCGCGGTTCACCCGCCCCGTGACTCGCAGCACCACCGGACTGGACGCTCCGGTGGACGCGCAGGGGCGGCGCGTGGACGTGGTGAGCGAAACCGTCGTCATGTCGGGGCCGCTGAAGCCGGGCCACCTGCGGCAGATTCACCGGGACGCGCGGCTGCTGCCCAAGCCGCAGCGCCGCTACACGCCGGGCCGCGCGAAGTGGATGCCCGCGGCGGAGGCCCGTCGGCTCTTCTCCGGCACGCTGCGCACGCGCAATCGGAACCTGAGGGACCTGCTGCCCGACGAGGCGCAGCTCGCGCGCTACGGGCTGCCGGTGTGGCGCACGGAGGAGGACGTGGCCGCGGCCCTGGGCATCTCCGTGGGCATGCTCCGCCACTACAGCATCCACCGCTCCCGTGAGCGGGTGCGGCACTATGTGACGTTCGCCGTCCCCAAGCGCACCGGGGGCGTCCGTCTGCTGCATGCACCCAAGCGTCGCTTGAAGGCCTTGCAGCGGAAGTTGCTCGAAGTGCTGGTGTCGAAGCTGCCCGTGAGCCAGCAGGCGCATGGCTTCGTCTCGGGACGCTCCATCAAGACGGGCGCGCAGCCCCACGTGGGCCGGCGGGTGGTGTTGAAGCTGGACCTGAAGGACTTCTTTCCGTCCGTCACCTCGGCGCGGGTCCGCGGTCTGTTCATCGCCCTGGGCTATGGCTACGCCGTCGCGGCGACGCTCGCGGTGCTGCTGACGGAGTCCGAGCGCCAGCCCGTGGACATCGAGGGCACCGTCTTCCACGTTCCTGTGGGCCCACGCGTCTGTGTCCAGGGCGCGCCCACCAGCCCGGCGCTGTGCAACGCGGTGCTAATGCGCCTGGACCGGCGGCTGGCCGGACTGGCTCGACGCTATGGCTACACCTATACGCGCTACGCGGACGACCTGACCTTCTCCGGTGATGACCTTTCCGCGCTGGAGCGGGTGCGCGCGCTGGCCGCGCGGTATGTGCAGGAAGAGGGCTTCACCGTGAACCGGGACAAGACACGGGTGCGGCGCCGGGGCGGCGCCCAACGTGTCACGGGCGTCACCGTGAACGCGACGCTGGGCCTGTCTCGCGAGGAGCGCCGCCGCCTGCGCGCGATGCTCCACCAGGAAGGGCGGGACGGCGAGGACTCGACACGGCGCGCGTACCTCGATGGCATGCTCGCGTACGTGAAGATGCTCAACCCGGAGCAGGCCGCGCGGCTCGTTCGCAAGCGCAAGCCCCGTGCGGGTGGGTGA